From the genome of Thermosynechococcus sp. NK55a:
TTGCTTGGACAAGGTTGGCAGCATTAAGGTTGGCTTCCTTGAGATTGGCCCCCTTGAGGTTCACCCGCGATAGATCTGTCCCTGCCAAATTTGTTCCTTGGAGATCCACCTGGTGCAGATCCGCCCCCACCAGACTTGCCCCCTCCTGATAGTTCTCTTTGCGAAAGTTGGCACTGCGCAAACAGGAACCCGCCAAAACCGTATGGCTTAAACTGACCTGTCGCAAATCACTACTCAGGAAGTTACAGTCGCGAAAAGCCGCTAACGTGAGATCTGCTCCTTGGAAATTGGCGCGATCGAAGATGCAACCATGACATTGAGCATCGCGAAAATGACTGTCATTAAAAATCGCTTGGGTAAAGTTGCATCCCTCCAACCGTGCACCCGTGAACAGGGCATCGCTAAAGTCGGCACGGCCAAAATGACAAAACCGAAAATATACCCCCTGTAAACTTGCACCGCGCAGATCAATGCCGATGAAATCGGCGTTCACAAGACTAATGCCCGCCAAATTCACACTTTGAAAGTTGGTTTGGCCCTCGGCATAGCGAGCGAGAAACTCTTCGGCTTGCATCGTCAGTCTATAGTAGGGAGCACCACTTCGTTTCTAAAAAATGCCGATCGCTAACATTGCCGCCAGCCGCCATGCTGAAGGCCGTAGTGTTCCAGAATCTCCTCATATCGTGCTTGAGTACTGGGGTCAAGCGTGGGGGGCACAGCCACGGCAATGCCCTCAATTTGACTCAATTCGTAGTCAAAGTGGGAACAGGTTTGGGGCAACAGCCGCACAGAAACCCCATCGAGTAACTGCAAGTGGGCAGCCAGCTCACGATAGACGGCCAGCGGCATTCGGGAATTGTAGTACACACGTTCACTCATGGGGCTGGGTAGGGGGGGTGGGCAGAGCACAACAATTCACATCATTCAAGCACACTTTACCCCACGCTAACGCCCAGCGCACAAGTGCCACCCGATTCTCTGATTTTGTTTTCGTGAGAATATTACTGATGTGGTTATCTACCGTGCGCTTGCTGATGTCTAGTTTGGCAGCAATATCTTGGTTGGTTAGCCCTGCGGCCACAAGCTCCAGCACCTGTAGCTCACGCTCCGACAGCAGTGAATATTCCAACCGATCGTCTGGCGGTATAGACATCCCTAAATCCGTATAATTACTTAGAAGCCTAGTATTAATTGTAATTGTAGTTGACGACTTCTCTCCTTGCTGCTCTTTTAGCCCAAAACCACACAATTCCCTTGCACACACCCGGTCATCAACGGGGTCGAGGCATGGAGCCGCTGTTGCGTGCCCTTTGGGGAAGGGCCTTAGCCCAAGACTTGAGTGAGTTGCCCGGCCTTGATAATTTGGCTCAACCCACAGGGGTGCTGGCAGAGGCACAGGCGGCAGTGGCGGCGACAGTGGGGAGCGATCGCGCGTGGTTTCTCGTAAATGGTGCAACCGGTGGCCTTTTGGCCGCCCTTTTGGCAACAGTTGGCCCTGGCGATCGCGTTCTCGTGGGTCGCAATGTCCACCGCTCAGTGATTGCGGGACTGGTGTTAGCGGGGGCAAAGCCTGTTTATTTGGGAGTTGGGGTTGATCCGCAGTGGGGGCTGCCATTACCAGTCACTCGTGATGTGGTTGCCGCTGGCTTGGCCGCCTATCCCGATACGAAGGCCGTGGTGCTTGTCAGTCCCACCTATGAAGGCCTCTGCTCGCCCTTGCTAGAGATTGCCGAGTCTGTCCATAATCACGGTGTGCCGCTCATTGTCGATGAAGCCCACGGCAGCCATTTTGCCTATCATCCAGCCTTTCCCGTTACCGCTTTGGCCGCAGGCGCGGATGTGGTGGTGCAGTCGTGGCACAAAACCCTCGGAACGTTAACCCAAACGGCAGTGCTGCACCTGAAGGGAGAGCGGGTGTCTGCTGAACGCTTGAGCGAGGCCCTAAACCTTGTGCAAACCACCAGTCCTAGCTATTGGTTGCTGGCAGCCCTTGAGCGAGCAGGCGCTCAAATGACTCAGCAGGGAGAGCAAATCTACGGGCGACTTCTCCAGTGGATCCAGACCTCTGAATGGCCTCTGCCGCGATGGCAGCCCACGGGTATCCCTCAGGATCCGCTGCGATTGACCCTAGGGACTTGGCCGATAGGTCTGACGGGGTTTGCCCTCGATGAGCTTCTGCAACCGCAGATCATTGCTGAATTTCCCAGTGGGCGATCGCTGACCTTTTGCCTTGGCCTTGGTACGACGCCAACAATGCTAGAAACCTTGACCGATCGCCTGAAAAGTGTTTACACCCAATACCGCCACAATGCCCCTCTGCCACCCCTGGCCATCCCATCAATCCCCAACTTCAAAGAACCGGTACTCTCACCACGGGAGGCCTACTTTTGTCCACAGAGAGCGGTTCCCCTGAGGGCGGCCCTCAATGAGATTAGTGCCGAAACAATCGCCCCCTACCCACCCGGGATTCCCACTGTCATCGCTGGCGAACGATTCACTGAATCAGTGATTGCAACGTTGCAAACCCTCCAAGAAGTCGGGGCAGAGATTGTGGGGGCCACCGATCCGACGCTGCACACCCTAAGAGTTTGTAAGGTCTAGTTCTCCCAGTCCTCCTCTTCCAGCAAATGGGTCACCAAATGCTGCTCCAAGAGGGGTTGCAGGTGTTGAAAGTCTTGGGGCGAAAGCAGTTCAGGCTCTTGACCAGGGACCAGGCGAGCCACATAAAGGGTGGGACTCAGGGGCGTATAAACACTGTATTCCCGTGTCCCATAAAAGAAGCTACTACCGAGGGGTTGATACTCCTCGATGCCATCATCGGCTTCC
Proteins encoded in this window:
- a CDS encoding aminotransferase class I/II-fold pyridoxal phosphate-dependent enzyme, whose amino-acid sequence is MTTSLLAALLAQNHTIPLHTPGHQRGRGMEPLLRALWGRALAQDLSELPGLDNLAQPTGVLAEAQAAVAATVGSDRAWFLVNGATGGLLAALLATVGPGDRVLVGRNVHRSVIAGLVLAGAKPVYLGVGVDPQWGLPLPVTRDVVAAGLAAYPDTKAVVLVSPTYEGLCSPLLEIAESVHNHGVPLIVDEAHGSHFAYHPAFPVTALAAGADVVVQSWHKTLGTLTQTAVLHLKGERVSAERLSEALNLVQTTSPSYWLLAALERAGAQMTQQGEQIYGRLLQWIQTSEWPLPRWQPTGIPQDPLRLTLGTWPIGLTGFALDELLQPQIIAEFPSGRSLTFCLGLGTTPTMLETLTDRLKSVYTQYRHNAPLPPLAIPSIPNFKEPVLSPREAYFCPQRAVPLRAALNEISAETIAPYPPGIPTVIAGERFTESVIATLQTLQEVGAEIVGATDPTLHTLRVCKV
- a CDS encoding pentapeptide repeat-containing protein, producing the protein MQAEEFLARYAEGQTNFQSVNLAGISLVNADFIGIDLRGASLQGVYFRFCHFGRADFSDALFTGARLEGCNFTQAIFNDSHFRDAQCHGCIFDRANFQGADLTLAAFRDCNFLSSDLRQVSLSHTVLAGSCLRSANFRKENYQEGASLVGADLHQVDLQGTNLAGTDLSRVNLKGANLKEANLNAANLVQANLENTNLQGAILTRAILYKANLVGSNLRQSRLVQADLRGAILNQADLSQAILSEARLDDAQAQGVNLQAAVLNKADLRRTDLTGADLQEARLIDAYLARTNLKGANLRQANLMRADLSSALLLEACLEQALMPDGSIFL
- a CDS encoding helix-turn-helix transcriptional regulator — its product is MSIPPDDRLEYSLLSERELQVLELVAAGLTNQDIAAKLDISKRTVDNHISNILTKTKSENRVALVRWALAWGKVCLNDVNCCALPTPPTQPHE